In the genome of Streptomyces racemochromogenes, one region contains:
- a CDS encoding GNAT family N-acetyltransferase: MTWTFSTDLAAYLAAARPAVAAQPVVNTTLLTVTDALERRGPRAFGGTGPLFGWWTGADGAVEGALLHTPPFPLLLGAVPPEAVRALAGELGSDPLRGRVGAFNARRADARTLAAAWGPPARVVEELRLYRLGTLAAPDPAPAGRARAAAEPDLPLLLEWTEAFDRECGIPASPAEGRLRDRLSYGGLLLWELDGRPVSLAGFSRPIGGACRIGPVYTPPAGRGRGYAAGVTHATSRAAYAAGAAEVLLFTDLANPTSNGVYRRLGYTPVEDRVVLEAV, translated from the coding sequence ATGACATGGACCTTCAGCACTGATCTGGCGGCCTATCTGGCCGCCGCGCGCCCAGCCGTGGCCGCGCAGCCCGTCGTCAACACCACCCTGCTGACCGTCACCGACGCCCTGGAGCGGCGGGGCCCGCGGGCCTTCGGCGGCACCGGTCCCCTGTTCGGCTGGTGGACCGGCGCGGACGGGGCCGTCGAGGGGGCCCTGCTGCACACCCCGCCGTTCCCGCTGCTGCTCGGCGCCGTGCCCCCCGAGGCCGTCCGGGCCCTGGCCGGGGAACTCGGCTCCGACCCGCTGCGCGGCCGCGTCGGCGCCTTCAACGCCCGCCGCGCCGACGCGCGGACGCTGGCGGCGGCGTGGGGGCCGCCGGCCCGGGTCGTCGAGGAGCTGCGCCTGTACCGGCTGGGCACCCTGGCCGCACCGGACCCCGCCCCCGCGGGCCGGGCCCGGGCCGCCGCCGAGCCGGACCTGCCCCTGCTGCTGGAGTGGACCGAGGCCTTCGACCGGGAGTGCGGCATTCCCGCGAGCCCCGCCGAGGGCCGGCTGCGCGACCGGCTCTCGTACGGCGGGCTGCTGCTGTGGGAGCTCGACGGCCGGCCGGTGTCGCTGGCCGGCTTCTCCCGCCCGATCGGCGGCGCCTGCCGCATCGGCCCCGTCTACACCCCGCCCGCCGGCCGGGGCCGCGGCTACGCCGCCGGGGTGACGCACGCGACGAGCCGGGCCGCGTACGCCGCCGGGGCGGCCGAGGTACTGCTCTTCACCGACCTGGCCAACCCCACCAGCAACGGCGTCTACCGCCGCCTGGGCTACACCCCGGTGGAGGACCGCGTCGTCCTGGAGGCGGTCTGA
- a CDS encoding RidA family protein yields the protein MSPERLNPPELSPATGFSHAVSATGSRIVFLAGQTALDGSGKVVGDSLPEQFERALANLLTALAAAGGHPGDLARVTVYAVDVEEYRAHAAELGRVWRRLAGRDYPAMAVVGVVRLWDTEARLELDGIAVLP from the coding sequence ATGAGTCCCGAACGCCTCAACCCCCCGGAGCTGTCCCCGGCCACCGGCTTCTCCCACGCGGTGTCGGCCACCGGCTCGCGCATCGTCTTCCTGGCCGGCCAGACCGCGCTGGACGGCTCCGGAAAGGTGGTCGGCGACAGCCTGCCCGAGCAGTTCGAGCGGGCCCTCGCCAACCTGCTGACCGCCCTCGCGGCGGCCGGCGGCCACCCCGGCGACCTGGCCCGGGTGACGGTGTACGCGGTGGACGTGGAGGAGTACCGCGCGCACGCCGCCGAACTGGGCCGCGTCTGGCGCCGCCTCGCGGGCCGCGACTACCCGGCGATGGCGGTCGTCGGGGTGGTCCGCCTGTGGGACACCGAGGCCCGGCTGGAACTGGACGGCATCGCGGTGCTCCCGTAG
- a CDS encoding collagenase: MFQHRAVRTSLLATAVTVTLLATAGQASTQAAERITPTAAPAATFAAGAQGAAAPSPFDEVDRRADAEPLVPAPAPAPGGRAVTDGRVPGAAPAVEAPGSTAAAERTEKSRTSAQAAPTAKSVAAGVPCTLDGIKNLTPEQFADFLGDQAVTADGCLRGLIWTWDARLAPVMSDAHVQAVSRRISSLAAAHDGRNSSHLEEMFTYLHAVAYHDFSRDEIDVTDAPTTAAIRQAIADFGNAARTFDVTPSNARTLREALYAAGPGLRHHQIGLIKKVLATMDPAHPATNLDAGWAGAVLAALSTNYLGVYPGNQDAAFHAAVAGDASYRAAFKAFADYTYLKGTGNAWVARDALSEYARFGQVEGLKDQVVADLGGMLDRVRSGHGTDAWAKIVSWLNFYGACKQYGVCKEDIEKQLFPYTYSYDNGAIKVRTALDKATVDQLYYASKQVKTQFHRVIGTDQPLAGDPNSTLNIVLYASRADYENYHPILTGYGTNNGGIYIENGATFYTYQRRVPQDSSLTLEELFRHEYTHYLNGRFAVPGSFGQGPWYEGDRTTAMDEGTAEFFDGATRDNGIAVRKSLVKSVINDTAGGGPRMTVEQLLNATYDGDGFRFYSYAGTFFEFLWTEKPSLLREMYGYLRANDVAGYDAWRHRTGADTYLQRDYNRFLDAQIAKVDQLYVPNTAFTPNERLRDAALASVKSSFAAATYNTPDCVENGDPGKRRFTCTGRITANLKNWRSDDQNFKDMSETVDYFILDRAGAASNNLADMNCSFGPVEIWDNKAAGTSSYSCEGPLRS; this comes from the coding sequence GTGTTCCAGCACAGAGCTGTGCGTACGTCTCTCCTCGCCACCGCCGTCACGGTCACCCTCCTCGCCACCGCCGGCCAGGCCTCGACGCAGGCGGCGGAACGGATCACCCCCACGGCCGCCCCCGCGGCCACCTTCGCCGCCGGAGCCCAGGGCGCCGCGGCGCCCAGCCCCTTCGACGAGGTCGACCGCCGGGCCGACGCCGAGCCGCTCGTCCCGGCGCCCGCCCCGGCCCCCGGCGGCAGGGCCGTCACCGACGGCCGGGTGCCCGGCGCCGCCCCCGCCGTGGAGGCCCCGGGCTCCACCGCGGCCGCCGAACGCACCGAGAAGAGCCGCACGTCCGCCCAGGCCGCGCCCACCGCCAAGAGCGTCGCCGCCGGCGTCCCCTGCACCCTCGACGGGATCAAGAACCTCACCCCGGAGCAGTTCGCCGACTTCCTCGGCGACCAGGCCGTCACCGCCGACGGCTGCCTGCGCGGCCTGATCTGGACCTGGGACGCCCGCCTGGCGCCCGTCATGTCCGACGCCCACGTCCAGGCCGTCTCCCGCCGGATATCCAGCCTGGCCGCCGCCCACGACGGCCGTAACTCCTCCCATCTGGAGGAGATGTTCACCTACCTGCACGCCGTCGCCTACCACGACTTCTCCCGCGACGAGATCGACGTCACCGACGCCCCCACCACCGCCGCGATACGCCAGGCCATCGCCGACTTCGGCAACGCCGCACGGACCTTCGACGTCACCCCGTCCAACGCCCGCACCCTGCGCGAGGCCCTCTACGCCGCCGGCCCCGGCCTGCGCCACCACCAGATCGGCCTGATCAAGAAGGTCCTGGCCACCATGGACCCGGCCCACCCGGCCACCAACCTCGACGCGGGCTGGGCCGGCGCCGTCCTTGCCGCCCTCTCCACCAACTACCTGGGCGTCTACCCCGGCAACCAGGACGCGGCCTTCCACGCGGCGGTCGCGGGGGACGCCTCGTACCGCGCCGCCTTCAAGGCCTTCGCCGACTACACGTACCTCAAGGGCACCGGCAACGCCTGGGTGGCGCGCGACGCCCTCAGCGAGTACGCCCGCTTCGGCCAGGTGGAGGGCCTCAAGGACCAGGTCGTCGCCGACCTCGGCGGCATGCTGGACCGCGTCAGGTCCGGCCACGGCACCGACGCCTGGGCGAAGATCGTCTCCTGGCTCAACTTCTACGGCGCCTGCAAGCAGTACGGGGTCTGCAAGGAGGACATCGAGAAGCAGCTCTTCCCGTACACCTACAGCTACGACAACGGCGCCATCAAGGTCCGCACCGCCCTCGACAAGGCCACCGTCGACCAGCTCTACTACGCCAGCAAGCAGGTCAAGACGCAGTTCCACCGCGTCATAGGCACCGACCAGCCGCTCGCCGGGGACCCCAACAGCACCCTCAACATCGTGCTGTACGCCTCCCGCGCCGACTACGAGAACTACCACCCGATCCTGACCGGCTACGGCACCAACAACGGCGGCATCTACATCGAGAACGGCGCCACCTTCTACACCTACCAGCGCCGCGTCCCGCAGGACTCCTCCCTCACCCTGGAAGAGCTCTTCCGTCACGAGTACACCCACTACCTCAACGGCCGCTTCGCCGTGCCCGGCTCCTTCGGCCAGGGCCCCTGGTACGAGGGCGACCGCACGACCGCCATGGACGAGGGCACCGCCGAGTTCTTCGACGGCGCCACCCGCGACAACGGCATCGCCGTCCGCAAGTCCCTGGTCAAGAGCGTCATCAACGACACCGCCGGCGGCGGGCCGCGCATGACCGTCGAGCAGCTGCTCAACGCGACCTACGACGGTGACGGCTTCCGCTTCTACAGCTACGCGGGCACCTTCTTCGAGTTCCTGTGGACCGAGAAGCCCTCGCTGCTGCGCGAGATGTACGGGTACCTGCGCGCCAACGACGTCGCCGGGTACGACGCGTGGCGCCACCGCACGGGCGCGGACACCTACCTCCAGCGCGACTACAACCGCTTCCTGGACGCCCAGATCGCCAAGGTGGACCAGCTCTACGTCCCGAACACCGCCTTCACCCCCAACGAGCGGCTGCGCGACGCCGCGCTCGCCTCGGTGAAGTCCTCCTTCGCGGCGGCCACGTACAACACGCCCGACTGCGTGGAGAACGGCGACCCCGGCAAGCGCCGCTTCACCTGTACCGGCCGGATCACCGCCAACCTGAAGAACTGGCGCAGTGACGACCAGAACTTCAAGGACATGTCGGAGACGGTGGACTACTTCATCCTCGACCGGGCGGGGGCCGCCTCCAACAACCTCGCCGACATGAACTGCTCCTTCGGCCCGGTGGAGATCTGGGACAACAAGGCGGCGGGCACCTCCTCCTACAGCTGCGAAGGCCCGCTCCGCAGCTGA
- a CDS encoding AMP-binding protein, giving the protein MELKPSAHADTFARDHLPPAHAWPQLLFELPELAYPDRLNCGTELLDATIERFGPDRPAFRDGAGGVWSYAELRERVDALAHVLTIDLGVVPGNRVLLRGPTGPWLAACWLAVMKAGAVAVTVLAQQRAQELATVCAMAEVRHALCHVDVLDDLAKAEVPGLRITPYGGTAEDDLLRLAQARTGPYRAVETSADDVALIAFTSGTTGRPKGCMHFHRDLLAVADTFSHHVLRPRPDDVFAGSPPLGFTFGLGGLVVFPLRAGASALLLEQATPRVLLPALAEHRVTVLFTAPTAYRSMLDTLGPYHTGAYDLSALRRCVSAGENLPAATWRAWHERTGLRIINGIGATELLHIFISAADGDIRPGTTGRVVPGWEARVVDPCGRPVADDEPGLLAVRGPVGCRYLADPRQGEYVRDGWNLTGDTYVRDPDGYFRYVARADDMIISSGYNIAGPEVEEALLRHPDVAEAAVVGRPDERRGQIVVAYTVPRDGAVLTEEALRTFMKGELAPHKCPRSFVFLPALPRTPTGKLQRFRLRDLE; this is encoded by the coding sequence TTGGAGCTCAAGCCATCCGCCCATGCCGACACCTTTGCCCGCGACCACCTGCCGCCCGCCCACGCCTGGCCGCAGCTCCTGTTCGAGCTGCCCGAACTGGCCTACCCGGACCGGCTGAACTGCGGCACCGAACTGCTCGACGCCACCATCGAACGGTTCGGACCGGACCGGCCCGCCTTCCGCGACGGCGCCGGCGGCGTGTGGTCGTACGCAGAGCTCCGCGAGCGCGTCGACGCCCTCGCCCACGTCCTCACCATCGACCTCGGCGTCGTCCCCGGCAACCGGGTGCTGCTGCGCGGACCCACCGGCCCCTGGCTCGCGGCCTGCTGGCTGGCGGTGATGAAGGCGGGCGCGGTGGCCGTCACCGTACTGGCCCAGCAGCGCGCCCAGGAACTGGCCACCGTCTGCGCCATGGCCGAGGTACGGCACGCCCTGTGCCACGTCGACGTCCTGGACGACCTGGCCAAGGCCGAGGTGCCCGGACTGCGGATCACCCCCTACGGCGGCACGGCCGAGGACGACCTGCTGCGCCTCGCCCAGGCCCGCACCGGGCCCTACCGGGCCGTCGAGACCTCCGCCGACGACGTCGCGCTGATCGCCTTCACCTCCGGGACCACCGGCCGGCCCAAGGGCTGCATGCACTTCCACCGCGACCTCCTCGCCGTCGCCGACACCTTCTCCCACCACGTCCTGCGCCCGCGCCCCGACGACGTGTTCGCGGGCAGTCCCCCGCTCGGGTTCACCTTCGGCCTCGGCGGACTGGTCGTCTTCCCGCTGCGCGCCGGCGCCAGCGCGCTGCTGCTGGAGCAGGCCACGCCCAGGGTGCTGCTGCCGGCCCTCGCCGAACACCGGGTAACCGTCCTGTTCACGGCGCCCACCGCCTACCGGTCGATGCTGGACACCCTGGGCCCGTACCACACGGGCGCCTACGACCTGTCGGCGCTGCGCCGCTGCGTGTCGGCCGGCGAGAACCTGCCCGCCGCGACCTGGCGGGCCTGGCACGAGCGCACCGGCCTGCGGATCATCAACGGCATCGGGGCCACCGAGCTGCTGCACATCTTCATCTCCGCCGCCGACGGGGACATCCGCCCCGGCACCACCGGCCGGGTGGTGCCCGGCTGGGAGGCCCGGGTGGTGGACCCCTGCGGGCGGCCCGTCGCCGACGACGAGCCGGGGCTGCTGGCGGTGCGCGGGCCGGTCGGCTGCCGCTACCTCGCCGACCCCCGGCAGGGCGAGTACGTCCGGGACGGCTGGAACCTGACCGGCGACACCTACGTCCGCGACCCCGACGGCTACTTCCGCTACGTCGCCCGCGCCGACGACATGATCATCTCCTCGGGCTACAACATCGCCGGCCCCGAGGTCGAGGAGGCCCTGCTGCGCCATCCGGACGTGGCGGAGGCCGCCGTCGTCGGCCGCCCGGACGAGCGGCGCGGGCAGATCGTGGTGGCGTACACCGTGCCCCGCGACGGGGCGGTGCTGACGGAGGAGGCCCTGCGGACGTTCATGAAGGGCGAGCTGGCCCCGCACAAGTGCCCGCGCTCCTTCGTCTTCCTGCCCGCGCTGCCGCGCACCCCCACCGGCAAACTGCAACGCTTCCGGCTCCGCGATCTAGAGTGA
- a CDS encoding PaaX family transcriptional regulator: MVEQHTPRSLIVTFYGAYGRSFEGAVPVSALVRLLGAAGVDAPSVRSSVSRLKRRGFLVPARAADGSAGYEPSEEARLLLEDGDRRIYGTVPVSPEWLVAVFSVPEQERHKRHLLRSRLARLGFGAVAPGVWIAPAQLAEETGHTLKRLHLTGYVELFRGAHAGFAPTAEAVARWWDLAALAKQHEEFLDRHEPVLRALQSGPGPTPEAAYRDYLAALDTWRRLPYADPGLPRELLPDNWPGDRSAAVFAELHTRLRDLGARFVRQRP; this comes from the coding sequence GTGGTCGAGCAGCACACTCCGCGATCCCTGATCGTCACCTTCTACGGCGCCTACGGGCGGTCCTTCGAGGGCGCCGTCCCGGTGTCCGCGCTGGTCCGCCTGCTGGGCGCGGCCGGCGTCGACGCGCCCTCCGTCCGCTCCTCGGTGTCCCGGCTGAAGCGGCGCGGGTTCCTGGTGCCCGCGCGGGCCGCCGACGGTTCGGCCGGGTACGAGCCGTCCGAGGAGGCCCGGCTGCTGCTGGAGGACGGGGACCGGCGGATCTACGGGACCGTACCGGTGTCCCCGGAGTGGCTGGTCGCGGTGTTCTCCGTCCCGGAGCAGGAGCGGCACAAGCGGCACCTGCTGCGCTCGCGCCTGGCCCGGCTGGGCTTCGGGGCGGTGGCGCCGGGCGTGTGGATCGCCCCCGCCCAGCTGGCCGAGGAGACCGGACACACCCTAAAGCGGCTGCACCTGACCGGGTACGTGGAGCTCTTCCGCGGCGCCCACGCCGGTTTCGCCCCCACCGCCGAGGCGGTGGCCCGCTGGTGGGACCTGGCCGCCCTGGCCAAGCAGCACGAGGAGTTCCTCGACCGGCACGAACCGGTCCTGCGCGCCCTCCAGTCGGGCCCCGGCCCCACCCCCGAGGCCGCCTACCGGGACTACCTGGCCGCCCTGGACACCTGGCGGCGACTCCCGTACGCCGACCCGGGCCTGCCCCGCGAACTGCTCCCGGACAACTGGCCGGGCGACCGCTCCGCGGCCGTCTTCGCCGAGCTCCACACCCGGCTGCGCGACCTCGGCGCCCGCTTCGTGCGGCAGCGGCCGTAG
- a CDS encoding bifunctional salicylyl-CoA 5-hydroxylase/oxidoreductase, translated as MSASAMRVAVVGGGPGGLYAAALLARRGHAVELWERGAPDDTFGFGVVLSDETLGGIERADTVVHAALAAEFVRWDDVDVVHRGRLLTSGGHGFAALGRRRLLEILHERCAGLGVRLRFRAEAPDAFALAGAYDLVVAADGVHSATRARGAAHFRPTETPGRCRYVWLAADFAFDSFRFEIAETEHGVMQLHGYPYAPDASTVIVEMREEVWRAAGLDLCDEAESASRCAKTFAEALHGRPLRGNRSAWTRFRTVVSAHWSHGNVVLLGDAAHTAHFSIGSGTKLAVEDALALAEALDRLPDVPSALAAYEEERRPAVASTQRAAAASMRWFEDLAGYVDQPARQFAFNLLTRSRRVTHDNLRLRDDRFTRAVERDFGCPEDADGTGTPPMFTPFTLRGLTLRNRVVVSPMDMYSAEEGVPGDFHLVHLGGRALGGAGLVMTEMVCVSAEGRITPGCAGLWTAEQAAAWKRIADFVHTSAPGTALGVQLGHSGRKGSTRLMWEGMDEPLPDGNWPLVAASALPYKAGVSAVPRALEAADLAAIRSDFAAAAVRAADCGFDLLELHCAHGYLLSGFLSPLTNHRDDAYGGPLENRLRFPLEVFDAVREVWPEERPMTVRLSATDWAPGGTTPEEAERIAAAFAAHGADAVDVSTGQVVAEEAPEYGRSYQTPYADRIRNALGVPVIAVGAISSWDDVNSLLLAGRADLCALGRPHLYDPHWTLHAAAEQGYAGPGAPWPAPYRAGSRRPPTGKG; from the coding sequence ATGTCCGCGAGCGCCATGAGGGTCGCCGTCGTCGGCGGCGGACCCGGCGGGCTCTACGCCGCCGCACTGCTGGCCCGCCGGGGGCACGCGGTGGAGCTCTGGGAACGGGGCGCCCCCGACGACACCTTCGGCTTCGGCGTGGTGCTCTCCGACGAGACCCTCGGCGGCATCGAACGCGCCGACACCGTCGTCCACGCCGCCCTCGCCGCCGAGTTCGTCCGCTGGGACGACGTGGACGTCGTCCACCGCGGCCGGTTGCTGACCTCCGGCGGCCACGGCTTCGCCGCCCTCGGCCGCCGACGGCTCCTGGAGATCCTCCACGAACGCTGCGCCGGCCTCGGCGTACGCCTGCGCTTCCGCGCCGAGGCACCCGACGCGTTCGCGCTGGCCGGCGCGTACGACCTGGTGGTCGCCGCCGACGGGGTGCACAGCGCCACCCGCGCGCGCGGCGCCGCGCACTTCCGGCCCACCGAGACCCCCGGACGCTGCCGGTACGTCTGGCTCGCCGCCGACTTCGCCTTCGACTCCTTCCGCTTCGAGATCGCCGAAACCGAACACGGGGTCATGCAGCTGCACGGCTACCCGTACGCACCCGACGCCTCCACCGTCATCGTCGAGATGCGGGAAGAGGTGTGGCGGGCGGCCGGCCTCGACCTGTGCGACGAGGCCGAATCGGCCTCCCGCTGCGCCAAGACCTTCGCCGAGGCCCTGCACGGCCGGCCGCTGCGCGGCAACCGCTCCGCCTGGACCCGCTTCCGCACCGTCGTCAGCGCACACTGGTCGCACGGCAACGTGGTGCTCCTCGGCGACGCCGCGCACACCGCCCACTTCTCCATCGGCTCCGGCACCAAACTCGCCGTCGAGGACGCCCTCGCCCTCGCCGAGGCCCTCGACCGGCTGCCCGACGTCCCCTCCGCCCTCGCCGCCTACGAGGAGGAGCGGCGCCCGGCCGTGGCCAGCACCCAGCGCGCCGCCGCCGCCAGCATGCGCTGGTTCGAGGACCTCGCCGGATACGTGGACCAGCCCGCCCGGCAGTTCGCCTTCAACCTGCTCACCCGCAGCCGCCGCGTCACCCACGACAACCTGCGGCTGCGCGACGATCGGTTCACCCGGGCGGTGGAACGCGACTTCGGCTGCCCCGAGGACGCCGACGGCACGGGAACCCCGCCCATGTTCACCCCGTTCACCCTGCGGGGCCTCACCCTGCGCAACCGCGTCGTGGTCTCGCCGATGGACATGTACTCGGCCGAGGAGGGCGTCCCCGGCGACTTCCACCTCGTCCACCTCGGCGGGAGGGCCCTGGGCGGAGCCGGGCTCGTCATGACGGAGATGGTGTGCGTCAGCGCCGAAGGCCGCATCACCCCCGGCTGCGCCGGGCTGTGGACCGCGGAGCAGGCGGCCGCCTGGAAGCGGATCGCCGACTTCGTCCACACATCCGCACCCGGTACGGCCCTCGGCGTCCAGCTCGGCCACTCCGGCCGCAAGGGCTCCACCCGGCTGATGTGGGAGGGCATGGACGAACCGCTCCCGGACGGCAACTGGCCCCTGGTCGCCGCCTCCGCACTGCCCTACAAGGCCGGGGTCTCCGCCGTCCCGCGCGCCCTGGAGGCGGCCGACCTCGCCGCGATCCGCTCCGACTTCGCGGCCGCCGCGGTCCGCGCCGCCGACTGCGGCTTCGACCTGCTGGAACTGCACTGCGCGCACGGCTACCTGCTGTCCGGGTTCCTCTCCCCGCTCACCAACCACCGCGACGACGCCTACGGCGGCCCCCTGGAGAACCGGCTCCGCTTCCCCCTGGAGGTCTTCGACGCCGTCCGCGAGGTGTGGCCCGAGGAGCGGCCGATGACGGTCCGCCTCTCCGCCACCGACTGGGCCCCCGGCGGCACCACGCCCGAGGAGGCCGAACGGATCGCGGCCGCCTTCGCCGCCCACGGCGCGGACGCCGTCGACGTCTCCACCGGACAGGTCGTCGCCGAGGAGGCCCCGGAGTACGGCCGCTCCTACCAGACCCCCTACGCCGACCGGATCCGCAACGCCCTCGGCGTCCCCGTCATCGCCGTCGGCGCGATCTCCTCCTGGGACGACGTCAACTCCCTGCTGCTGGCCGGCCGCGCCGACCTCTGCGCGCTCGGCCGCCCCCACCTGTACGACCCGCACTGGACGCTGCACGCCGCCGCCGAACAGGGCTACGCCGGCCCCGGAGCCCCCTGGCCCGCCCCCTACCGCGCCGGCAGCCGCAGGCCCCCGACCGGCAAGGGGTAG
- a CDS encoding FAD-binding oxidoreductase, which translates to MDVVIIGAGVVGAACAYYASRSGLSVAVVDRGPVAGGTTGAGEGNLLVSDKGAGPELGLALLSAQLWRDLAAELPHAVEYETKGGLVVAPDDTTLKALRDFAEGQRAAGVVSAEVGPDALYDLEPHLARGLAGGFHYPQDAQVQPAQAAAQLLKASGAELHLGEEVTGLLTHNGNITGVRTAHRTLHAPHVVNAAGTWAGTIAALAGTDLPVLPRRGFVLVTEPLPPVIRHKVYAADYVADVASDSAALQSSGVVEGTPSGPVLIGATRERVGFDRTLSTEALRRLAAQAAALFPFLADVRVMRTYHGFRPYLPDHLPAIGADPRVPGLFHACGHEGAGIGLAPATGALIAAALTGAEPPAPPHPFRPDRFPEGTGTGRGVVRD; encoded by the coding sequence ATGGACGTCGTGATCATTGGCGCCGGCGTCGTCGGAGCCGCGTGCGCGTACTACGCGAGCCGCTCCGGCCTCTCCGTGGCGGTGGTGGACCGCGGCCCCGTCGCGGGCGGCACCACCGGCGCGGGCGAGGGCAACCTGCTCGTCTCCGACAAGGGGGCCGGCCCCGAACTCGGCCTGGCCCTCCTGTCGGCGCAACTCTGGCGGGACCTCGCCGCCGAACTCCCGCACGCCGTCGAGTACGAGACCAAGGGCGGCCTGGTCGTCGCCCCGGACGACACCACCCTCAAGGCCCTGCGCGACTTCGCCGAGGGCCAGCGCGCCGCCGGGGTCGTCTCCGCCGAGGTGGGCCCGGACGCCCTGTACGACCTGGAGCCCCACCTGGCCCGGGGCCTGGCGGGCGGCTTCCACTACCCCCAGGACGCCCAGGTCCAGCCCGCCCAGGCGGCGGCCCAGCTCCTCAAGGCGTCAGGCGCCGAACTCCACTTGGGGGAGGAGGTCACGGGCCTCCTCACCCACAACGGGAACATCACGGGCGTCCGCACGGCCCACCGCACCCTCCACGCACCCCACGTCGTGAACGCGGCGGGCACATGGGCCGGCACCATCGCGGCTCTCGCGGGAACGGACCTGCCCGTCCTCCCCCGCAGGGGCTTCGTCCTGGTCACGGAACCCCTGCCCCCCGTCATCCGCCACAAGGTCTACGCGGCGGACTACGTCGCCGACGTGGCCAGCGACTCGGCGGCGCTCCAGTCCTCCGGAGTGGTCGAGGGCACCCCTTCCGGCCCGGTCCTCATCGGCGCCACCCGCGAACGCGTCGGCTTCGACCGCACCCTCTCCACCGAGGCCCTCCGCCGCCTGGCCGCCCAGGCCGCGGCGCTCTTCCCCTTCCTGGCGGACGTCCGCGTCATGCGTACCTACCACGGCTTCCGCCCCTACCTCCCGGACCACCTCCCGGCGATCGGCGCCGACCCCCGGGTGCCCGGTCTCTTCCACGCCTGCGGCCACGAGGGCGCCGGCATCGGCCTGGCCCCCGCGACGGGAGCTCTCATCGCCGCCGCCCTGACCGGAGCCGAACCCCCGGCGCCCCCGCACCCGTTCCGCCCGGACCGGTTCCCGGAGGGGACGGGGACGGGGCGGGGTGTCGTCCGGGACTAA
- a CDS encoding acyl-CoA dehydrogenase family protein, giving the protein MAAFALGAEQEEWCARLRALARERLRPLAEKGEPGRVNRPLLAELGELGLLERVFGSGALELCLLRESLAYGCTEAETALALQGLGAHPVLRSGSAAQRERWLPGVRAGRQVAAFALSEPGAGSDAAALALTARADGPGWRLTGTKCWISNAPEADFYTVFARTGEAPGAKGITAFLVPADRPGLTGEALEMLSPHPIGSLAFDGVPVGREDVLGGPGQGFRVAMETLNLFRPSVGAFAVGMARAALDATVAHTAGRTAFGGVLADLQAVAHRVAEMATRTEAARLLVYAAAGAYDSGAPGVPGRAAMAKLLATETAQYVVDHAVQLHGAAALRRGHLLEHLYREVRAPRIYEGASEVQRTIIAKELYRGVAAR; this is encoded by the coding sequence ATGGCCGCATTCGCGCTCGGGGCGGAACAAGAGGAATGGTGCGCCCGGTTGCGCGCCCTCGCGCGGGAGCGGCTGCGGCCGCTCGCCGAGAAGGGCGAGCCCGGACGGGTGAACCGGCCGCTCCTCGCCGAGCTGGGGGAACTGGGTCTGCTGGAACGGGTCTTCGGGTCGGGGGCGCTGGAGCTGTGCCTGCTGCGGGAGTCCCTCGCCTACGGCTGCACGGAGGCGGAGACCGCCCTCGCCCTCCAGGGGCTCGGCGCGCACCCGGTGCTCCGGTCGGGCAGCGCCGCCCAGCGGGAGCGGTGGCTCCCGGGGGTCCGGGCCGGCCGGCAGGTGGCGGCGTTCGCACTGAGCGAGCCGGGTGCCGGCTCCGACGCCGCGGCCCTCGCCCTGACGGCGCGGGCGGACGGGCCGGGCTGGCGCCTGACGGGCACCAAGTGCTGGATCTCCAACGCCCCCGAGGCCGACTTCTACACCGTCTTCGCCCGTACGGGTGAGGCGCCGGGGGCGAAGGGCATCACGGCCTTCCTGGTCCCCGCGGACCGCCCGGGACTGACCGGCGAGGCCCTGGAGATGCTCTCCCCGCACCCGATCGGCTCGCTCGCCTTCGACGGCGTGCCCGTCGGCCGCGAGGACGTGCTGGGCGGGCCCGGGCAGGGGTTCCGCGTCGCGATGGAGACCCTGAACCTCTTCCGGCCCAGCGTGGGCGCCTTCGCGGTCGGCATGGCGCGCGCCGCGCTCGACGCGACCGTGGCCCACACGGCCGGCCGGACCGCCTTCGGCGGAGTGCTCGCCGACCTCCAGGCGGTCGCGCACCGCGTGGCGGAGATGGCCACCCGCACCGAGGCCGCCCGGCTGCTGGTGTACGCGGCGGCCGGCGCGTACGACAGCGGCGCCCCCGGCGTGCCGGGCCGGGCCGCCATGGCCAAGCTCCTCGCCACGGAGACGGCCCAGTACGTGGTGGACCACGCCGTCCAGCTGCACGGCGCGGCCGCCCTGCGCCGGGGCCACCTGCTGGAGCACCTCTACCGCGAGGTGCGGGCGCCCAGGATCTACGAGGGGGCGAGCGAGGTGCAGCGCACCATCATCGCCAAGGAGCTCTACCGGGGGGTGGCGGCGCGATGA